The following proteins come from a genomic window of Skermanella sp. TT6:
- a CDS encoding methyl-accepting chemotaxis protein has product MSYLQRLSIAHRLYLLIAVALLGVVGFALAELAQIRSELTRASHARLRSLGETALAVAAHYHALSIAGTLPEAEAKAAAAAAVGAMRYSGSEYFWINDITPVMVMHPTRPELNGKNLSELKDPTGKRLFVEFVDTARRQGSGIVEYQWPKPGSDTPVGKASFVARFAPWDWVIGTGVYTDDLAVQFRTEAIRMLSIAAVVVALIAAIALLIGRGVRPLGAMTAAMRRLAEGDTAITIPAQGQRDEIGAMAAAVAVFRDNALSRARLEAEQAAGQAVRERRTAAMEELIRTFDRTVGGVLGGVASAASELGGTAESMASLAEQTNRQAALSAATAEQTSANVQTVAAATEEMAASSQEIGRQVGRSTGIAEQATLEAQAATASVRGLADATGRISEVVGLIQSIASQTNLLALNATIEAARAGEAGKGFAVVASEVKALANQTSRATEEIAAQIAAVQGATTSTVGAIEGIGGTIGTINEISSAIAAAVEEQNATTGEIARSVGQAAQGTGEISAGVLEVNDAATRTGEAATRVLGASRALSGQAEALRREVETFLSAIRSA; this is encoded by the coding sequence ATGTCCTATCTCCAGCGCCTGTCGATTGCCCACCGCCTGTACCTGCTGATCGCCGTCGCCCTGCTCGGCGTGGTCGGCTTCGCGCTCGCCGAGCTGGCGCAGATCCGCTCGGAACTGACGCGCGCCAGCCATGCCCGGCTGCGCAGCTTGGGCGAAACCGCCCTGGCGGTCGCCGCCCACTACCACGCGCTCAGCATCGCGGGAACCCTGCCCGAGGCCGAGGCCAAGGCCGCCGCCGCCGCTGCCGTCGGCGCGATGCGCTACAGCGGTTCCGAATACTTCTGGATCAACGACATAACGCCGGTCATGGTGATGCACCCGACCCGGCCGGAGCTCAACGGCAAGAACCTGTCGGAGCTGAAGGACCCCACCGGCAAGCGGCTGTTCGTCGAGTTCGTCGACACCGCGCGGCGCCAGGGCAGCGGCATCGTCGAGTACCAGTGGCCCAAGCCGGGCAGCGACACGCCGGTCGGGAAAGCCTCGTTCGTGGCCCGCTTCGCGCCCTGGGACTGGGTGATCGGCACCGGCGTCTATACCGACGACCTGGCGGTCCAGTTCCGCACCGAGGCGATCCGGATGCTGTCGATCGCGGCTGTCGTGGTGGCGCTGATCGCTGCCATCGCCCTGCTGATCGGCCGCGGTGTCCGCCCCCTGGGCGCGATGACGGCGGCGATGCGCCGGTTGGCCGAGGGCGACACCGCCATCACGATCCCGGCCCAGGGGCAGCGAGACGAGATCGGCGCCATGGCCGCCGCCGTCGCGGTGTTCCGGGACAATGCGCTGTCGCGCGCCCGGCTCGAGGCGGAACAGGCCGCCGGCCAGGCGGTACGGGAACGGCGCACCGCCGCCATGGAGGAGTTGATCCGGACCTTCGACCGTACCGTGGGCGGCGTGCTTGGCGGCGTCGCCTCGGCCGCTTCGGAACTCGGCGGCACCGCCGAGAGTATGGCCTCGCTCGCCGAACAGACCAACCGGCAGGCAGCACTGTCGGCCGCGACGGCCGAACAGACTTCGGCCAATGTCCAGACCGTGGCGGCGGCGACCGAGGAGATGGCGGCCTCGAGCCAGGAGATCGGCCGTCAGGTCGGCCGCTCCACCGGCATCGCCGAGCAGGCGACGCTGGAGGCCCAGGCGGCCACCGCATCGGTGCGCGGTCTGGCGGATGCCACCGGGCGGATCAGCGAGGTGGTCGGGCTGATCCAGTCGATCGCCAGCCAGACCAACCTGCTGGCGCTCAACGCCACGATCGAGGCGGCGCGCGCCGGTGAGGCCGGCAAGGGTTTCGCGGTCGTGGCTTCCGAGGTCAAGGCGCTGGCCAACCAGACCAGCCGGGCAACCGAGGAGATCGCCGCCCAGATCGCCGCCGTCCAGGGCGCCACCACGAGCACGGTGGGCGCCATCGAGGGCATCGGCGGCACGATCGGCACGATCAACGAGATTTCCTCGGCGATCGCCGCCGCGGTCGAGGAGCAGAACGCGACCACCGGTGAGATCGCCCGCAGCGTCGGCCAGGCGGCGCAAGGCACCGGCGAGATCAGCGCCGGCGTCCTGGAGGTCAATGACGCCGCGACCCGCACCGGTGAGGCGGCGACCCGGGTGCTGGGCGCCTCGCGGGCGCTGTCCGGCCAGGCCGAGGCGCTGCGGCGCGAGGTCGAGACTTTCCTGTCCGCCATCCGGAGCGCCTGA